A window of Haliscomenobacter hydrossis DSM 1100 contains these coding sequences:
- a CDS encoding cyclic nucleotide-binding domain-containing protein: MKKVLFVLGHLSDKDIEWLIENGSTRQLRSGEYLVRQGESIKEIYIVLSGSLRIFNEQNPQHEIAHISSGEIIGEMSFLDERPPSVSVVANEEVKVYRISLEPVRQYMEVNTRFAARFYYSIALFLSDRLRKTTSRLGYGAPEDDIDELNSNILLQVGHAGSRFHRLLNKFAES, translated from the coding sequence ATGAAAAAAGTACTATTCGTCTTAGGGCACCTCAGTGACAAGGATATAGAATGGTTGATCGAAAACGGCAGCACTCGCCAGTTACGCTCTGGTGAATATCTGGTGCGCCAGGGTGAATCCATTAAAGAAATCTATATCGTCTTGTCGGGCAGCCTGCGCATTTTCAATGAGCAGAATCCCCAGCACGAGATTGCCCACATTAGTTCAGGAGAGATCATTGGCGAAATGTCTTTCCTCGATGAACGCCCACCCTCGGTATCGGTCGTAGCCAACGAGGAGGTCAAGGTGTACCGAATCTCCCTAGAGCCAGTGCGGCAATATATGGAAGTGAATACCCGCTTTGCGGCCCGTTTCTATTATTCCATTGCACTGTTCCTTTCCGATCGCCTCCGCAAAACAACCAGTCGGCTCGGTTATGGGGCTCCGGAAGATGATATTGACGAACTCAATTCGAACATCCTGCTTCAGGTAGGCCATGCTGGATCGCGTTTCCATCGTCTGCTGAACAAATTCGCGGAAAGCTAA
- a CDS encoding NHLP bacteriocin system secretion protein: MSAPSFFRKSALEKLSTPEKLDQLIQVTSTRAWIALCTIGIALAAAIAWGCVGQVKTKINTAGILLGGEVYDVVSTSQGQLVSLSIAVGDEVRKGQVIAAVDQPELLQQVEAAEAALQERQYELEQLLAFGSKDARLQHDLIAQQRLSLKQQIESSEKNVAFLRQQLIAERNLLDKGLITRPQVVASEQNLANAQNQIESLRAQLVQLSSQALNTDFSQEQRVTVVRQRIAQEEIRLEQLREQYQIKSAITSPHDGVVVEVLSSTGTVVGMGTPLFKLKNELQVAENGKVRGVLYVPSQDGKKIKVGMEALVVPSTVKPQEYGYMKAKVTYVSAFPVTQQGMMTSMKNDQLVQSLLQMGAPFEVYVEFEKNPKAYSGYAWTSATGPEITINAGTSCSGKITVQEQPPIAMVIPAFKKFFELY, translated from the coding sequence ATGTCTGCACCAAGTTTTTTTAGAAAATCAGCACTGGAAAAACTCTCTACGCCTGAAAAGCTGGACCAACTGATACAAGTGACCAGCACGCGGGCCTGGATTGCACTATGCACCATCGGGATAGCCCTGGCTGCGGCCATAGCCTGGGGCTGTGTCGGCCAGGTAAAAACGAAAATAAATACGGCAGGCATTTTGCTGGGCGGGGAAGTGTACGACGTTGTATCAACCTCCCAGGGGCAACTCGTATCCCTCTCCATAGCCGTAGGCGACGAGGTTCGTAAAGGGCAGGTTATTGCCGCCGTCGATCAGCCTGAATTATTGCAACAGGTAGAAGCTGCCGAGGCCGCTCTGCAGGAACGGCAATACGAGCTTGAGCAACTGCTCGCTTTCGGCTCCAAAGATGCACGGCTCCAGCACGACCTGATTGCTCAACAGCGCCTGAGTTTAAAGCAGCAAATCGAGTCTTCGGAAAAGAACGTCGCCTTCCTGCGCCAGCAACTGATTGCCGAGCGCAACCTGCTTGATAAAGGACTCATCACCCGCCCGCAGGTGGTAGCCAGCGAACAAAATCTGGCGAATGCGCAAAACCAAATCGAAAGCCTGCGCGCTCAACTGGTCCAACTGTCTTCTCAGGCGTTGAATACCGACTTCAGTCAGGAACAGCGGGTCACGGTAGTTCGCCAACGGATTGCGCAGGAGGAAATCCGGCTGGAGCAATTGCGGGAACAATACCAGATCAAGTCGGCCATCACCAGTCCGCACGATGGCGTAGTGGTGGAAGTCCTTTCCAGTACAGGTACGGTGGTAGGGATGGGTACCCCACTTTTCAAACTGAAAAATGAGCTACAGGTGGCGGAAAATGGCAAAGTTCGCGGTGTCTTGTACGTCCCCTCACAAGACGGCAAAAAAATCAAGGTCGGCATGGAAGCCCTGGTGGTACCCTCCACCGTCAAACCCCAGGAATACGGCTATATGAAAGCAAAGGTAACCTATGTGTCGGCTTTCCCCGTCACGCAGCAGGGCATGATGACCAGTATGAAAAATGATCAACTCGTACAGAGTTTGTTGCAGATGGGCGCTCCCTTTGAAGTGTACGTGGAATTTGAGAAAAATCCCAAAGCCTACAGCGGCTACGCTTGGACCTCGGCAACTGGACCCGAAATCACCATCAACGCCGGGACGTCCTGTAGCGGAAAAATTACCGTGCAGGAACAGCCCCCTATTGCAATGGTGATTCCAGCCTTCAAGAAATTCTTCGAGTTGTATTGA
- a CDS encoding TolC family protein: MRLKYTFLLGLALMEAMGLYAQSTPMRADLPSLYQHTLSNSPTVQRQQIQNRIAEAARQTARSQFDYILLSDLNASRSGYNLLTPDPRRAIVGSDIQTNDLSLSAQLQRSFRSGIRASIGTSYQRVADNYPLTVFNEEVGPFFANNAVSTSFSIVQPLFRGRGRDIVTANETIAEKGSESQQDNAAFITSGQLLNTVSSYWQYLGASESLVAYQQNESRIRDLLEVTEQLVAADKKPSGDLIQIRADLRDKERQTVLARQFLFAARQNLGRSLGLSATASENIGLPESPFPNVEEQMEIPALSALLETARQQRADLKALRILLEQQQTQLKLAKNNLKPQLDLRLFGSYGGSAMGNGVDRFFRALTNNEGRQVQLGAGLSFQFPLNNNLAEANLLQAQLQISDQQTLLSDQIRQIELNLSISYNNYLNSVQVVNKARQSLENYKTVFANEQFKFQQGLTTLLNLILMQERLTFSELDYIQARQQYAIALAQLRFETGALFNSRNLGATDQAIDASLFYSLPGNR, from the coding sequence ATGAGGCTGAAATACACATTCTTATTGGGGCTCGCCTTGATGGAGGCAATGGGATTGTATGCCCAGTCAACGCCAATGCGGGCTGACCTTCCAAGCCTGTATCAGCATACGCTTAGCAATAGCCCGACTGTGCAGCGCCAGCAAATTCAGAATCGGATTGCCGAAGCAGCCCGGCAGACGGCGCGCAGCCAGTTCGACTATATTTTGCTCTCCGATCTCAACGCCAGTCGCTCGGGATACAACCTTTTGACTCCCGACCCGCGCCGGGCGATCGTAGGGAGCGATATTCAAACCAATGATCTATCGCTCAGTGCACAGCTACAGCGCAGCTTCCGCAGTGGCATCCGGGCCAGCATAGGTACCAGCTACCAACGCGTAGCTGACAATTATCCCTTAACCGTGTTCAATGAAGAGGTTGGCCCATTCTTTGCAAACAATGCCGTCAGTACCTCCTTTTCCATTGTGCAACCCTTGTTTCGGGGTCGGGGCCGTGACATCGTAACCGCAAATGAAACGATAGCCGAAAAAGGCTCGGAAAGTCAGCAGGACAATGCTGCCTTCATCACTTCGGGGCAACTACTCAATACCGTCAGCAGCTACTGGCAGTACCTCGGTGCGAGTGAATCCCTGGTGGCCTACCAGCAAAATGAATCCCGCATCCGAGACTTACTCGAGGTAACGGAACAGCTCGTCGCCGCCGACAAAAAGCCCAGTGGCGACTTGATCCAGATTCGTGCCGACCTCAGAGACAAAGAGCGACAAACGGTACTGGCTCGGCAATTTTTATTTGCTGCGCGCCAGAATTTAGGGCGTAGCCTGGGTTTGAGCGCCACCGCCAGCGAAAACATCGGGCTGCCGGAAAGTCCTTTCCCCAACGTGGAGGAACAAATGGAGATACCCGCTTTGAGCGCACTGCTCGAAACAGCGCGACAACAACGCGCCGACCTGAAAGCCTTGCGCATTCTGCTGGAGCAGCAGCAAACGCAGCTGAAACTTGCCAAAAACAACCTCAAGCCCCAGCTCGACCTCCGTTTGTTTGGTAGCTACGGCGGCTCGGCGATGGGAAATGGAGTCGATCGCTTTTTCCGGGCGCTGACGAACAATGAAGGGCGTCAGGTCCAGCTCGGGGCGGGCCTTAGCTTTCAATTTCCACTCAACAACAACCTGGCTGAAGCAAACCTGCTGCAGGCGCAGCTGCAGATCAGCGATCAGCAGACCTTGCTCAGCGACCAGATCCGTCAAATTGAGCTTAACCTGAGCATTTCCTACAACAACTACCTCAACAGCGTGCAAGTCGTAAACAAGGCCCGACAGTCGCTCGAAAATTACAAGACGGTTTTTGCCAATGAACAGTTTAAATTTCAGCAAGGCCTCACTACCCTGCTCAATCTTATCCTGATGCAGGAGCGCCTGACTTTTTCGGAGTTGGACTACATTCAGGCCCGACAACAATATGCCATTGCGCTGGCTCAGTTGCGCTTCGAAACGGGTGCTCTTTTCAATAGCCGCAACCTCGGGGCAACAGACCAGGCCATCGATGCTTCGCTGTTCTATAGCCTACCCGGTAACCGCTAA
- a CDS encoding glycosyltransferase family 2 protein — protein sequence MTIEAFFLCFNESRMIEHTLNYYSRFCDKITILDNQSTDNSVSIVREKFPDVVVEEFDTNGEYREDILMNIRNNRWKGSEADYVIMADMDEFIVDEHLLDKLEAMKRQRVAIPNITGYNMFSEIFPNDYGRLITEQVTKKFRDRTFDKKIIFSPKWVQEMNFGVGSHFCKPVYKEGVEVQTDHSFSFNLLHFKFLAREYLYKRHRGYATRMSDVNRFLNYGQQYMLGDQHIDKAFDKIGQFLEQKSDLVSQH from the coding sequence ATGACTATCGAAGCCTTTTTTCTGTGCTTTAACGAGTCAAGAATGATTGAGCATACCTTAAATTATTACTCTAGGTTTTGCGACAAAATAACGATTCTGGACAACCAAAGCACCGACAACTCCGTCTCCATCGTGCGAGAAAAATTCCCTGATGTAGTTGTAGAAGAGTTTGACACTAATGGAGAATACCGGGAAGACATACTTATGAACATTCGCAATAATCGTTGGAAGGGTAGTGAGGCAGATTATGTAATCATGGCGGACATGGATGAGTTCATTGTAGATGAGCACCTGCTGGACAAATTGGAAGCCATGAAGCGCCAAAGAGTGGCTATCCCGAATATTACGGGTTATAACATGTTCAGTGAGATTTTTCCCAATGACTATGGCCGCTTGATTACGGAACAGGTCACTAAAAAGTTCAGAGACCGTACTTTTGACAAGAAGATAATCTTTAGTCCTAAATGGGTACAAGAGATGAATTTTGGAGTAGGGTCTCACTTTTGTAAACCAGTTTATAAGGAAGGGGTAGAAGTACAAACCGATCACTCCTTTTCCTTCAACCTGCTGCACTTTAAATTTTTAGCTAGGGAATATCTCTACAAAAGGCACCGCGGTTATGCCACGCGAATGAGTGATGTAAACCGATTTCTTAATTACGGGCAGCAGTATATGCTTGGAGACCAGCACATTGATAAGGCGTTCGATAAAATAGGGCAATTCTTAGAGCAAAAGAGTGACCTCGTATCCCAGCACTAG
- a CDS encoding glycosyltransferase family 2 protein, with protein MTIEAFFLCFNEAKMIEHTLNYYTKFCDKITIIDNQSTDNSIALVQEKFPGVIIEELDTGGEYREDIQIKVRNNRWKNSEADFVIMADMDEFIVDPNLLGKLTEMKRQKIAIPKVIGYNMYSPTFPNDYNTLITDQVTDKYRDRDFDKRIVFSPKWVKEMNFGPGSHHCQPVFKAGAQTEHNFELTLLHFKYLGREYLYEKHHIYGKRMSGMNRFFRYGYVYELGNEYVDNRFDNIEKYLESLE; from the coding sequence ATGACTATCGAGGCTTTTTTCTTATGCTTCAATGAAGCCAAGATGATTGAACACACACTTAACTACTATACCAAATTTTGTGATAAAATTACCATAATCGACAACCAGAGTACAGATAATTCGATTGCTCTCGTCCAGGAAAAATTTCCTGGGGTGATTATTGAAGAACTAGATACCGGAGGAGAATATCGGGAAGACATTCAGATTAAGGTACGAAACAACCGCTGGAAAAATAGTGAGGCCGACTTCGTTATTATGGCTGATATGGACGAGTTTATTGTGGATCCTAACCTCCTAGGCAAACTGACGGAAATGAAGCGCCAAAAAATAGCTATTCCCAAGGTTATTGGCTACAATATGTACAGCCCTACTTTTCCCAATGACTATAACACGCTAATCACTGACCAGGTTACCGATAAATATCGAGATAGAGACTTTGACAAAAGAATAGTATTTAGCCCCAAGTGGGTTAAAGAAATGAATTTTGGCCCTGGGTCTCATCATTGCCAACCAGTGTTCAAAGCAGGTGCACAAACCGAACACAACTTTGAATTAACACTATTGCATTTCAAGTATTTAGGAAGAGAATACCTATACGAAAAGCACCATATATACGGTAAAAGAATGAGTGGCATGAATCGGTTCTTTCGATATGGCTATGTTTATGAGTTAGGCAATGAGTATGTGGATAATAGATTTGATAATATCGAAAAGTACTTGGAAAGTCTTGAATGA
- a CDS encoding helix-turn-helix transcriptional regulator: protein MLTLYAYRMALHEGQCANILLPKTTIIMNQMSAAAIINWESEAVLSQIADKIHHPLKEIIRLSRYIHTYTEQRDAETNRLSAIVLESSAQLETIVANIVKAEKQKQIEIVVRDKFQFPHLYQWSAASEESSPLDEIFTKSDTSRIPKAELSWLLRLERTVLEHLESSILSISWLAQEMMVSERQLFRKIEKYTGLTPNNYIRKVRLWNARRLLEDYTYTNVCEVASRVGIRDPYYFSKLFAKEFGKMPSQYMQAS from the coding sequence TTGCTTACACTTTATGCTTACCGCATGGCCCTACACGAGGGACAATGCGCTAACATTTTATTGCCCAAAACGACAATTATCATGAATCAAATGTCCGCCGCCGCAATCATCAACTGGGAATCGGAAGCTGTACTCTCCCAGATAGCCGACAAGATACACCATCCGTTAAAGGAAATTATTCGGCTGTCGCGCTATATCCATACTTATACCGAGCAGCGCGATGCCGAAACGAATCGGCTGTCGGCAATCGTGCTGGAGAGCAGTGCACAACTGGAAACAATAGTGGCCAATATAGTAAAGGCCGAAAAACAGAAGCAAATTGAGATAGTGGTGCGTGATAAATTCCAGTTTCCTCACTTGTACCAGTGGTCTGCAGCTTCCGAGGAGTCTTCTCCCTTAGACGAAATATTTACGAAATCCGACACCTCCCGAATTCCCAAAGCAGAACTTAGCTGGCTACTCCGCCTGGAGCGTACGGTACTGGAGCACCTGGAAAGCTCCATACTATCGATATCCTGGCTGGCTCAGGAGATGATGGTGAGCGAGCGCCAGCTCTTTCGCAAGATCGAAAAGTATACCGGGCTTACCCCCAACAACTACATTCGCAAGGTACGCCTGTGGAATGCCAGGCGCCTGCTCGAGGATTACACATACACCAATGTCTGCGAAGTGGCGAGTCGGGTAGGGATCAGGGATCCTTACTACTTCAGCAAGTTATTTGCCAAGGAGTTTGGGAAAATGCCCAGTCAGTATATGCAAGCCAGTTAG
- a CDS encoding class IIb bacteriocin, lactobin A/cerein 7B family: MEFIKQQEVYSQIVQKAWEDSEFKRELMNNPVAVMERVGGEKVVLPEGKKLVVVDQSDESTIYFNIPRQVDLDSLELTEEQLEQVAGGITPTFIAFGYGFVCGVGLFGAAAAGAAVMKS; encoded by the coding sequence ATGGAATTCATTAAACAACAAGAAGTGTACTCTCAGATTGTACAGAAAGCATGGGAAGATTCTGAGTTCAAGCGCGAGCTAATGAATAATCCCGTAGCAGTGATGGAAAGAGTAGGAGGCGAAAAGGTCGTTCTGCCTGAAGGCAAGAAGCTCGTAGTAGTAGACCAGTCCGACGAATCTACCATCTACTTCAACATTCCGCGCCAAGTTGACCTCGATAGTCTGGAACTAACTGAAGAGCAACTGGAGCAGGTAGCAGGTGGTATCACCCCCACCTTCATTGCCTTTGGCTATGGCTTTGTATGCGGTGTAGGTCTTTTTGGAGCCGCGGCCGCCGGAGCAGCAGTTATGAAAAGTTAA
- a CDS encoding class I SAM-dependent methyltransferase — MLANPIYLLIAVLLLPALLGAQKRSDKDKTFTACYFYQYTSLADAKADLHLMKHVEGLNLKKGEKVADIGAGALRWEGALSLFTEGIQFYAVDIDSSCCNAQQASYVQRYYSIVKGQRLSNSISTSLGSIKKTGLPDGQMDKVILFQTFHEFSHPEEMLRDIYRSLSQNGRLYISELVPRHAKDLHPGCQHRMFWPEELKKLVQRYGFIFEVQTTIVKDDKKNHTQLLYRFRKSSQENG, encoded by the coding sequence ATGCTAGCAAATCCGATTTACCTGCTTATCGCCGTCCTATTGCTCCCGGCGCTTTTAGGGGCACAAAAACGCAGCGACAAGGACAAAACTTTCACTGCCTGCTACTTTTATCAGTATACCTCTTTGGCTGATGCCAAAGCCGATTTACATTTGATGAAACACGTAGAAGGGCTGAATTTAAAAAAAGGAGAAAAGGTCGCAGACATTGGTGCCGGAGCACTCCGCTGGGAAGGGGCTTTGTCTTTATTCACCGAAGGCATCCAGTTTTATGCCGTAGACATCGACTCGTCCTGTTGCAATGCCCAGCAGGCCAGTTATGTGCAGCGCTACTATTCCATCGTCAAAGGCCAGCGGCTCAGCAACAGCATCAGCACCTCTTTGGGGAGCATCAAAAAAACTGGCTTGCCTGATGGCCAAATGGATAAAGTCATTTTATTCCAAACTTTTCACGAATTTAGCCACCCCGAAGAAATGTTGCGCGATATTTACCGCAGCCTGAGCCAAAATGGCCGTTTGTACATAAGTGAATTGGTACCGCGTCATGCCAAAGACCTGCATCCCGGATGCCAACACCGGATGTTCTGGCCCGAGGAATTAAAAAAACTGGTTCAGCGCTACGGATTTATTTTTGAAGTGCAGACCACCATTGTCAAAGACGACAAAAAAAACCACACCCAGTTGTTGTACCGTTTCAGAAAAAGTAGTCAAGAAAATGGATAG
- a CDS encoding NHLP leader peptide family RiPP precursor, translating to MTFLEQQHQGAQFLGLLTQKAWESSEFKNLLINDPKAAIEQATGRELPFLDDKKIVVTDQTDTSTIYINIPAQPSFDELELTEEQLELVAGGATPLAYAAGVAVGVGVCWLAAKLLF from the coding sequence ATGACTTTTTTAGAGCAACAGCATCAAGGTGCCCAATTCTTGGGCTTACTGACTCAAAAAGCCTGGGAGAGTTCAGAGTTCAAAAATCTTCTGATTAATGACCCCAAGGCTGCCATTGAGCAAGCTACTGGTAGGGAATTACCCTTCTTAGATGACAAAAAAATCGTCGTTACCGACCAGACTGATACTTCTACCATTTACATCAATATCCCTGCTCAGCCTAGCTTCGACGAGTTGGAGCTGACAGAGGAGCAGTTGGAACTGGTGGCTGGTGGTGCTACTCCTCTAGCCTATGCTGCCGGGGTTGCGGTTGGTGTTGGTGTATGCTGGCTTGCTGCTAAATTATTGTTTTAA
- a CDS encoding type 2 lanthipeptide synthetase LanM: MIHQSAHLVNHRLRSVPFVEVLLPYTERLLAEIDSEVPLRLVDKLHATLLSNMSFVAEVTLQEELDQFIISGQRSYQRFVAETIVSLESKYPVLDEILKNIASNYLNHIQNICTNLRKDWLQLAAVFSLEASAYSGIRDIDTSLGDGHHGEGTALITLVDGTKLIYKPRNIDTALAYNSFLSWVNHKLGTNLKTIKCISCGSYGWLAFIPNEGVDTPEELSMYYYQAGILLAVTLLLGSKDCHFENVIASGKYPVIIDHETIIQPVLSKQSVRTWDEQHQIPYCSILESMLIVNRDRGVPLAFAGYGIKGKTEAMELVKQVVHANSIDSKRSNHFLSRKLVKENIPTYEGQYVFANDYKHNLISGFSAAYDMFMASREELFAEDSPILAFANQNVRYVWRPTYVYFRILKYLRKASFMGSFASYRSKLYELIAKAYQKGNMEDYRFILAYEIDQLLKGDIPLFNVNSSKHHLLGNETIQTFQYDCIENIKNRISLFSPEHKGEQIEYITNWLRIPLLP, translated from the coding sequence ATGATTCATCAATCGGCACACTTGGTAAACCATAGGTTGAGGAGCGTTCCCTTCGTTGAGGTGCTATTACCTTACACGGAACGTTTATTGGCCGAAATTGACAGTGAGGTACCCCTGCGCTTAGTTGATAAACTGCACGCCACCCTCCTGAGCAACATGAGTTTTGTCGCCGAGGTGACCCTGCAGGAGGAATTAGACCAGTTCATAATCAGTGGGCAGCGGTCTTACCAAAGATTCGTGGCTGAAACAATAGTTTCACTGGAAAGTAAGTATCCAGTTTTGGATGAAATTTTAAAAAACATAGCTAGCAACTACCTAAACCATATTCAAAACATATGTACTAACCTACGTAAGGATTGGCTTCAGCTTGCGGCAGTATTTTCTTTGGAAGCAAGTGCATACAGTGGCATCAGAGATATTGACACCAGTCTCGGTGATGGGCATCATGGAGAGGGTACTGCTCTCATAACCTTAGTAGATGGCACCAAATTGATCTATAAACCGAGGAATATCGATACCGCCCTCGCTTACAATTCCTTCCTTAGCTGGGTCAATCACAAGTTAGGCACCAACCTAAAAACAATCAAATGTATAAGCTGTGGAAGTTATGGCTGGTTAGCGTTCATCCCCAATGAAGGTGTTGATACGCCCGAGGAGTTATCGATGTATTATTACCAGGCGGGCATACTTTTGGCAGTGACGCTGTTGTTAGGAAGTAAAGACTGCCATTTTGAGAATGTTATCGCTTCTGGAAAGTATCCCGTTATTATCGACCACGAAACCATTATTCAACCAGTTTTGTCCAAGCAATCCGTTAGAACCTGGGACGAGCAACATCAAATACCTTATTGCTCTATTCTGGAGAGTATGTTAATTGTCAATCGCGACCGTGGAGTGCCTTTAGCGTTTGCTGGATATGGAATCAAAGGAAAAACTGAAGCGATGGAATTGGTTAAGCAAGTAGTTCATGCGAATTCTATTGATTCGAAGCGATCCAATCACTTTCTTTCCAGGAAGCTGGTGAAGGAAAATATTCCAACATATGAAGGTCAGTATGTGTTTGCCAATGACTATAAGCATAACTTAATAAGTGGCTTTTCGGCTGCCTACGACATGTTCATGGCTTCGCGTGAAGAATTATTCGCTGAAGACTCTCCCATACTCGCTTTTGCCAATCAAAATGTACGTTATGTTTGGAGGCCCACTTATGTCTATTTCAGGATTTTGAAATACCTGCGCAAGGCTTCCTTCATGGGAAGTTTTGCATCCTATCGATCCAAGCTGTATGAACTCATTGCAAAAGCCTATCAAAAAGGAAACATGGAGGATTACAGGTTTATCTTGGCGTATGAAATAGACCAATTGCTGAAAGGGGATATTCCGTTATTTAATGTCAACAGTTCAAAGCATCACTTGTTGGGTAATGAAACCATTCAGACTTTTCAATACGATTGTATCGAAAACATTAAGAACCGGATTAGCTTATTCTCTCCTGAGCACAAAGGTGAACAGATTGAGTACATCACCAATTGGCTACGAATTCCTCTACTACCATAA
- a CDS encoding class I SAM-dependent methyltransferase, translated as MKHFYTSVGENWFDFQDIYSRMVRNATDGSHFVEVGSWKGRSASYLAVEIVNSDKTIKFDCVDTWQGSKEHLSPVSPFFQSELLEDEDWLYQEFIKNVAPVKELINPVRTTSLQAASAYADESLDFVFIDASHEYEDVLKDLHAWYPKIKKGGYIGGHDYIFYSGVRRAVNEFFDITPEIIRNSFLHNKVELQTC; from the coding sequence ATGAAACATTTCTATACGAGTGTAGGAGAAAACTGGTTTGACTTTCAAGATATATACTCCAGAATGGTAAGAAACGCTACGGATGGTTCCCATTTTGTGGAGGTGGGCAGTTGGAAAGGTAGAAGTGCATCCTACCTAGCCGTAGAGATCGTCAATTCCGATAAGACTATCAAATTTGATTGTGTTGATACCTGGCAAGGATCAAAAGAACACCTCAGCCCGGTTTCTCCTTTTTTTCAATCGGAACTACTAGAAGATGAGGATTGGCTTTACCAAGAATTCATCAAGAACGTAGCCCCCGTCAAAGAACTAATCAACCCTGTCCGGACAACTTCCCTGCAAGCTGCAAGCGCCTACGCGGATGAAAGTCTGGATTTTGTTTTTATCGATGCCTCACACGAATACGAAGATGTGCTTAAAGATTTGCACGCCTGGTATCCAAAAATCAAAAAAGGTGGTTACATCGGCGGGCACGACTACATCTTCTATTCCGGTGTAAGAAGAGCTGTCAATGAATTCTTTGACATTACGCCCGAGATAATTCGTAATTCCTTTTTGCACAATAAAGTAGAACTGCAAACGTGCTAA